One window of Pseudomonas sp. FP198 genomic DNA carries:
- the tuf gene encoding elongation factor Tu — protein sequence MAKEKFDRSLPHVNVGTIGHVDHGKTTLTAALTRVCSEVFGSAVVAFDKIDSAPEEKARGITINTAHVEYNSSIRHYAHVDCPGHADYVKNMITGAAQMDGAILVCSAADGPMPQTREHILLSRQVGVPYIVVFLNKADMVDDAELLELVEMEVRDLLSTYDFPGDDTPIIIGSALMALNGQDDNEMGTTAVKRLVETLDSYIPEPVRVIDKPFLMPIEDVFSISGRGTVVTGRIERGIVKVQDPLEIVGLRDTTVTTCTGVEMFRKLLDEGRAGENCGVLLRGTKRDDVERGQVLVKPGSVKPHTKFEAEVYVLSKEEGGRHTPFFKGYRPQFYFRTTDVTGNCELPEGVEMVMPGDNIKMVVTLIKTIAMEDGLRFAIREGGRTVGAGVVAKIIE from the coding sequence GTGGCTAAAGAAAAATTTGATCGTTCCCTACCGCACGTCAACGTTGGCACCATTGGTCACGTTGACCACGGTAAAACCACTCTGACCGCTGCTCTGACTCGCGTCTGCTCCGAAGTTTTCGGTTCGGCCGTTGTTGCTTTCGACAAAATCGACAGCGCTCCGGAAGAAAAGGCTCGTGGTATCACCATCAACACCGCGCACGTTGAGTACAACTCTTCGATTCGTCACTACGCTCACGTTGACTGCCCAGGTCACGCTGACTATGTGAAGAACATGATCACCGGTGCTGCCCAGATGGACGGCGCGATCCTGGTTTGCTCGGCCGCCGATGGTCCGATGCCACAAACCCGTGAGCACATCCTGCTGTCCCGTCAGGTAGGCGTTCCGTACATCGTTGTCTTCCTGAACAAGGCTGACATGGTTGACGACGCTGAGCTGCTGGAACTGGTTGAGATGGAAGTGCGCGATCTGCTGAGCACTTACGACTTCCCAGGTGATGACACTCCAATCATCATTGGTTCGGCTCTGATGGCTCTGAACGGCCAGGACGACAACGAAATGGGTACCACCGCTGTCAAGCGTCTGGTAGAAACTCTGGACAGCTACATCCCAGAGCCGGTTCGTGTTATCGACAAGCCGTTCCTGATGCCAATCGAAGACGTATTCTCGATCTCCGGTCGCGGTACTGTTGTGACTGGTCGTATCGAGCGCGGTATCGTCAAGGTTCAGGATCCGCTGGAAATCGTAGGTCTGCGTGACACCACCGTCACCACCTGCACCGGTGTTGAAATGTTCCGTAAGCTGCTCGACGAAGGTCGTGCTGGCGAGAACTGCGGTGTTCTGCTGCGTGGTACCAAGCGTGACGACGTCGAGCGTGGCCAGGTTCTGGTTAAGCCGGGTTCGGTCAAGCCGCACACCAAGTTCGAAGCTGAAGTGTACGTTCTGAGCAAAGAAGAAGGCGGTCGCCACACTCCGTTCTTCAAAGGCTACCGTCCACAGTTCTACTTCCGGACCACTGACGTGACCGGTAACTGCGAACTGCCGGAAGGCGTTGAAATGGTAATGCCAGGCGACAACATCAAAATGGTTGTCACCCTGATCAAGACCATCGCAATGGAAGACGGTCTGCGTTTCGCTATCCGTGAAGGCGGTCGTACCGTCGGCGCTGGCGTCGTAGCCAAAATCATCGAGTAA
- the rpsJ gene encoding 30S ribosomal protein S10, whose product MQNQQIRIRLKAFDHRLIDQSTQEIVETAKRTGAQVRGPIPLPTRKERFTVLVSPHVNKDARDQYEIRTHKRVLDIVQPTDKTVDALMKLDLAAGVEVQISLG is encoded by the coding sequence ATGCAAAATCAGCAAATCCGTATCAGGTTGAAGGCTTTTGACCATCGCCTGATCGACCAATCCACCCAGGAAATCGTGGAAACCGCGAAACGTACTGGTGCTCAAGTGCGTGGTCCAATTCCACTGCCTACCCGTAAAGAGCGGTTCACCGTTCTGGTCTCCCCGCACGTCAACAAAGACGCGCGTGACCAGTACGAGATCCGTACTCATAAGCGCGTTCTGGACATCGTCCAGCCAACGGATAAAACCGTTGATGCTCTTATGAAGCTCGATCTTGCGGCCGGTGTGGAAGTGCAGATCAGCCTCGGCTAA
- the rplC gene encoding 50S ribosomal protein L3 — translation MTIGVVGRKCGMTRIFTEEGVSIPVTVIEIEPNRVTQFKTEETDGYRAVQVTVGERRASRVTAAQAGHFAKANVAAGRTVMEFRLEEGEYQAGDLINAEIFAAGQLVDVTGQSKGKGFQGTIKRWNFRGQDNTHGNSVSHRVPGSIGQCQTPGRVFKGKKMSGHMGAERVTVQSLEVVRVDAERNLLLVKGAVPGATGGNLVVRPAAKARG, via the coding sequence ATGACTATTGGTGTAGTCGGTCGTAAATGCGGTATGACCCGTATTTTCACCGAAGAAGGTGTCTCCATTCCGGTCACGGTCATTGAGATCGAGCCGAATCGCGTCACCCAGTTCAAAACTGAAGAGACCGATGGCTATCGTGCAGTGCAAGTCACTGTCGGCGAGCGTCGTGCTTCGCGTGTAACAGCTGCTCAAGCTGGCCACTTCGCCAAGGCGAACGTTGCCGCTGGTCGTACCGTAATGGAATTCCGCCTTGAAGAAGGCGAGTACCAGGCCGGCGATCTGATCAACGCTGAAATCTTCGCTGCTGGTCAACTGGTTGATGTAACCGGTCAGTCCAAGGGTAAAGGCTTCCAGGGTACGATCAAGCGTTGGAACTTCCGCGGGCAAGATAACACCCACGGTAACTCCGTATCCCACCGCGTTCCAGGCTCTATCGGCCAGTGCCAGACTCCTGGTCGTGTATTCAAGGGCAAAAAAATGTCCGGTCATATGGGCGCCGAGCGCGTGACCGTGCAGTCCCTCGAAGTAGTGCGCGTGGACGCTGAACGCAATCTGTTGTTGGTCAAGGGCGCTGTTCCTGGCGCTACTGGCGGCAACTTGGTTGTACGTCCAGCAGCCAAGGCTCGCGGTTAA
- the rplD gene encoding 50S ribosomal protein L4, which yields MQLNVNDAQAIEVSELTFGGEFNETLVHQAVVAYMAGGRQGSKQQKTRSDVSGGGKRPWRQKGTGRARAGTIRSPIWRGGGTTFAARPQDHSQKLNKKMYRAAMRSILAELVRTDRLVVVQDFAVEAPKTKDLLNKLNGMGLTDVLIVSDAVDQNLYLAARNLPHVDVRDVQGSDPVSLIAYDKVLITVSAVKKFEELLG from the coding sequence ATGCAATTAAATGTAAATGACGCTCAAGCGATCGAAGTTTCCGAACTGACATTTGGCGGCGAATTCAACGAGACGCTGGTTCACCAAGCAGTCGTGGCCTACATGGCCGGCGGCCGTCAAGGTAGCAAGCAGCAAAAGACCCGTTCCGACGTTTCTGGTGGCGGTAAGCGCCCATGGCGTCAGAAAGGTACTGGCCGTGCTCGTGCCGGTACTATCCGTAGCCCAATCTGGCGTGGCGGCGGTACCACTTTCGCAGCTCGTCCTCAGGATCACTCCCAGAAGCTGAACAAGAAGATGTATCGCGCAGCAATGCGTTCCATCCTTGCTGAGCTGGTGCGTACTGATCGTCTGGTCGTGGTTCAGGACTTCGCTGTTGAAGCACCGAAAACCAAAGATCTGCTGAACAAGCTGAATGGCATGGGCCTGACTGACGTCCTGATCGTGTCTGACGCTGTTGATCAGAACCTGTACCTGGCTGCTCGCAACCTGCCACACGTCGATGTTCGTGACGTGCAGGGTTCCGATCCGGTCAGTCTGATCGCATACGACAAGGTGTTGATCACCGTGTCGGCCGTGAAGAAATTCGAGGAGCTGCTGGGATGA
- the rplW gene encoding 50S ribosomal protein L23, which yields MNQERVFKVLLGPHVSEKATVLADKKGQFVFKVATDATKLEIKKAVESLFSVKVERVTTLNVLGKSKRTARGLGKRNDWKKAVISLQPGQDLDFSSSAE from the coding sequence ATGAACCAGGAACGCGTATTTAAAGTTCTGCTTGGCCCGCACGTTTCCGAGAAGGCTACGGTTCTGGCAGACAAGAAAGGCCAGTTCGTTTTCAAGGTTGCAACCGATGCAACCAAGCTGGAAATCAAGAAGGCCGTCGAAAGCCTGTTCAGCGTGAAAGTAGAGCGCGTTACTACCCTGAACGTTCTGGGTAAGAGCAAGCGCACTGCTCGCGGTCTGGGCAAGCGTAATGACTGGAAGAAGGCAGTTATCTCCCTTCAGCCAGGCCAAGATCTCGATTTCAGCAGCAGTGCTGAGTAA
- the rplB gene encoding 50S ribosomal protein L2, whose product MAIVKCKPTSPGRRFVVKVVNQELHKGAPHAPLLEKKSKSGGRNNNGRITTRHIGGGHKQHYRLVDFRRNDKDGIAATVERIEYDPNRTAHIALLLYADGERRYIIAPKGVSAGDQLIAGALAPIKPGNALQLRNIPVGSTVHGIELKPGKGAQIARSAGASAQLIAREGVYVTLRLRSGEMRKVLAECRATLGEVSNSEHSLRSLGKAGAKRWRGVRPTVRGVAMNPVDHPHGGGEGRTSGGRHPVSPWGFPTKGAKTRGNKRTDKMIVRRRK is encoded by the coding sequence ATGGCAATCGTTAAATGCAAACCGACTTCCCCTGGCCGCCGTTTTGTGGTCAAGGTGGTCAACCAGGAGCTGCATAAAGGCGCTCCTCACGCACCGCTGCTCGAGAAAAAATCGAAGTCTGGTGGTCGTAACAACAATGGCCGTATTACCACTCGTCACATTGGTGGTGGTCATAAGCAGCATTATCGTCTGGTCGACTTCCGTCGCAACGACAAGGATGGCATCGCTGCCACCGTCGAGCGTATCGAATACGATCCAAACCGTACTGCTCACATCGCTCTGCTGCTGTACGCAGATGGCGAGCGTCGCTACATCATCGCCCCTAAAGGCGTGAGCGCTGGCGACCAGCTGATCGCAGGTGCTCTGGCGCCGATCAAGCCGGGCAACGCTCTGCAACTGCGCAACATTCCAGTTGGTAGCACCGTACACGGCATCGAATTGAAGCCAGGTAAAGGCGCGCAAATCGCTCGTTCCGCTGGTGCTTCGGCTCAGCTGATCGCTCGTGAAGGTGTCTACGTGACCCTGCGTCTGCGTTCTGGTGAGATGCGTAAAGTCCTGGCTGAATGCCGTGCGACCCTGGGCGAAGTCTCGAACTCCGAGCACAGCCTGCGTTCGTTGGGTAAAGCTGGTGCCAAGCGCTGGCGTGGCGTTCGCCCAACCGTTCGTGGTGTTGCCATGAACCCGGTTGACCACCCACATGGTGGTGGTGAAGGTCGTACCTCTGGTGGTCGTCATCCGGTATCGC